One window from the genome of Mucilaginibacter ginsenosidivorans encodes:
- a CDS encoding ATP-binding cassette domain-containing protein — MSISVESLTKVYGQQKAVDGISFSAQPGVLGFLGPNGAGKSTTMKILTGYIPQTSGKASVCGFDVETQALEVKRNIGYLPESNPLYQEMYVRESMAFIANIHDVPDAEKRIDEVIELTGLTPEKHKKIGQLSKGYKQRVGLAQAILHDPQVLILDEPTSGLDPNQLIGIRQLIRDLGKTKTIILSTHIMQEVEAVCNQVVIINKGKIVANDSLDGLRAANKGKSLEDIFIRLTNN; from the coding sequence ATGAGCATCAGTGTAGAATCATTGACCAAGGTTTACGGCCAGCAAAAGGCTGTGGATGGCATATCGTTTAGCGCGCAGCCTGGTGTGCTGGGCTTTTTGGGGCCAAACGGTGCAGGCAAGTCAACTACCATGAAGATTTTGACGGGTTATATTCCGCAAACATCGGGCAAGGCGTCGGTATGCGGTTTTGATGTGGAAACTCAGGCCCTGGAGGTAAAACGCAATATTGGCTACCTGCCCGAAAGCAACCCGCTTTACCAGGAGATGTATGTACGCGAGTCGATGGCGTTTATTGCCAACATTCATGACGTGCCTGATGCTGAAAAGCGAATTGACGAGGTGATAGAGCTTACCGGCCTTACGCCCGAAAAACATAAAAAGATAGGTCAGCTAAGCAAAGGCTACAAACAAAGGGTAGGGTTGGCACAGGCTATACTGCATGATCCGCAGGTGCTGATACTGGATGAACCAACCTCGGGGCTTGATCCGAACCAATTGATAGGTATTCGCCAGTTGATACGTGACCTGGGCAAAACCAAAACCATCATCCTGAGTACCCATATAATGCAGGAGGTGGAAGCCGTATGCAACCAGGTGGTAATTATCAACAAAGGAAAAATAGTGGCTAATGATTCGCTCGACGGATTGCGTGCTGCCAATAAAGGGAAATCGCTCGAAGATATTTTTATCAGGCTGACGAATAATTGA